The following are encoded together in the Cervus elaphus chromosome 23, mCerEla1.1, whole genome shotgun sequence genome:
- the SLC4A11 gene encoding sodium bicarbonate transporter-like protein 11 isoform X1 — translation MGLDSARDRRESENRRDVLGEEPPPGSRTLHGRLERGRLSSAGKVARQVSSLQISATSVSFLPSRENSSVMSQNGYFEDAGYLKCDTDDASETREESLRDEAFDTVNSSIVSGESIRFFVNVNLEVQPTQSESESPGGYGLLHTSRKYLKLKNFEEEIRAQRDLDGFLARARIILNETATSLDDVLRAMLCRLAQDPYNSEPDCNLDLLTAMLFTDAGAPMEGKAVHLLSDTIQGVTATVTGVQYQQSWICILCTSKALLRRHVCISRLVRPQNWGQNSCEVRFVILVLAPPKMKSTKTATEVGRTFATMLLDITFRQKLLKTHTEEEFKEALVQQRQLLTVMSHCPSISMDYSTSSICLVRHPQPPQQKDFLPMGKGIQEDIARRFPVYPLDFTDGIIGKNKAVGKYITTTLFLYFACLLPTIAFGSLNDENTKGVIDVQKTVAGQSIGSLLYALFSGQPLVVLLTTAPLALYINVIRGICDDYNLNFSTFYAWTGLWNSFFLTLYALFNLSLVMSLFKRSTEEIIALFISITFVLDAIKGMVKIFQKYYYGRDARLKEESSLVNLLGLNSSLHTALNTSFLTSPPELTTTGSQDTEPLARDTAVLSLLIMLGTLWLSYTLYQLKKSPYLHPYMREILSDCALPISVLTFSLISSYGFQEIKMVKFRYSPSENLFEIAEMHLLSPVAISSTMGLGFLLSMLFFIEQNLVAALANSPQNRLVKGTAYHWDLLLIAIINTGLSLFGLPWIHAAYPHSLLHVRALALVEEHVENGHIYETIVNVKETRLTSLGTSILVGFSLLLLPFPLQWIPKPVLYGLFLYLALTSIDGNQLFQRLELLLKDQTSYPPTHYIRRVPQRKIHYFTGLQVLQLLLLCAFGMSPLLYMKMVFPLIMIAMIPIRYKVLPQIIEAKYLDAMDAEH, via the exons ATGGGTCTTGATAGCGCCAGGGACCGACGTGAGAGTGAGAACCGAAGAGATGTGCTGGGAGAAGAGCCCCCGCCCGGTTCCCGGACTTTGCACGGAAGGCTTGAGAGAGGGAGGCTGTCTTCTGCAGGGAAGGTGGCCAGACAGGTCTCCTCCCTTCAGATTTCTGCAACTAGcgtgtccttccttccttcacggG AAAACTCTTCTGTCATGTCGCAGAATGGATACTTTGAGGATGCAG GCTACCTCAAGTGTGACACAGATGATGCCTCTGAAACCCGTGAGGAGAGCCTGAGGGATGAGGCCTTCGACACGGTCAACTCCTCCATTGTGTCTGGCGAGAGCATCCGCTTTTTCGTCAACGTCAACCTCGAGGTGCAGCCTACCCAGTCTG AGAGTGAATCACCTGGCGGCTACGGGCTCCTACACACCTCCCGCAAG TACCTGAAGTTAAAGAACTTTGAGGAAGAGATCCGTGCACAGCGGGACTTAGATGGCTTCCTGGCACGGGCCAGAATCATCCTGAATGAAACAGCCACCTCCCTGGATGACGTGCTGCGGGCTATGCTGTGCCGCTTAGCCCAAGACCCCTACAACAGCGAGCCAGACTGCAACCTGGACCTGCTCACGGCCATGCTCTTCACTGACGCAGGGGCTCCCATGGAGGGTAAAG CAGTTCACCTGCTGTCAGACACCATCCAAGGGGTCACTGCCACAGTAACAGGGGTACAATACCAGCAGTCATGGATCTGCATCCT CTGTACCTCCAAGGCCCTGCTGAGGCGACACGTGTGCATCAGCCGCCTGGTCCGCCCGCAGAACTGGGGGCAGAATTCCTGTGAGGTGCGGTTTGTCATCCTGGTGCTGGCCCCACCCAAGATG AAAAGCACCAAGACTGCCACAGAGGTGGGACGTACATTTGCCACCATGTTGTTAGACATCACCTTCCGCCAGAAGCTCCTGAAGACCCACACAGAGGAGGAATTCAAAGAGGCCCTGGTCCAACAGAGACAGCTGCTCACCGTAATGAGCCACTGTCCGAGTATcagcatggactacagcacgagCTCCATCTGCCTCGTCAGACACCCACAG CCCCCACAGCAGAAGGACTTTCTCCCCATGGGGAAGGGCATCCAGGAGGACATCGCCCGCAGGTTCCCTGTGTACCCACTGGACTTCACTGACG GCATCATCGGGAAAAACAAGGCTGTGGGCAAATACATCACCACCACCCTGTTCCTCTACTTCGCCTGCCTTCTGCCCACGATTGCTTTTGGGTCCCTCAATGATGAGAACACAAAAGGGGTCATCG ATGTGCAGAAGACCGTGGCCGGGCAGAGCATTGGAAGCCTCTTGTATGCACTCTTCTCTGGGCAGCCGCTGGTGGTGCTGCTGACAACTGCACCCCTGGCCCTCTACATCAATG TGATCCGTGGCATCTGTGATGACTATAATCTGAACTTCAGTACCTTCTATGCATGGACAGGCCTGTGGAACAGTTTCTTCCTCACACTTTATGCCCTCTTCAACCTCAGCCTGGTCATGAGTCTTTTCAAGAG GTCAACAGAGGAGATCATTGCCTTGTTCATTTCTATCACGTTCGTTCTAGATGCTATCAAGGGCATGGTCAAAA TCTTCCAGAAGTACTACTATGGCCGTGACGCTAGACTCAAAGAGGAGTCCTCCTTGGTGAACCTGCTGGGCCTCAACAGTAGcctccacactgccctcaacaccAGCTTCCTGACTAGCCCACCGGAGCTAACTACAACGGGCAGCCAGGACACCGAGCCCCTGGCCCGGGATACGGCTGTGCTCAGCCTCCTCATCATGCTCGGCACACTCTGGCTGAGCTATACCCTCTACCAGTTGAAGAAGAG CCCCTACCTGCACCCCTACATGCGTGAGATCCTGTCAGACTGTGCCTTGCCCATTTCGGTGCTTACCTTCTCCCTCATCTCTTCCTACGGCTTCCAGGAGATTAAGA TGGTCAAGTTTCGCTACAGCCCGAGTGAGAACCTGTTCGAGATAGCCGAGATGCACTTGCTATCCCCGGTGGCCATCAGCAGCACCATGGGCCTCGGCTTCCTCCTCTCCATGCTCTTCTTCATAGAGCAGAACCTGGTGGCTGCCTTGGCTAACTCCCCACAGAACAG GCTGGTAAAGGGCACTGCCTACCACTGGGACCTCCTGCTCATCGCCATCATCAATACTGGGTTGTCTCTGTTTGGGCTGCCCTGGATCCATGCTGCCTACCCCCACTCCCTGCTGCATGTGCGAGCACTGGCTTTGGTGGAGGAGCATGTAGAGAACGGGCACATTTACGAGAC GATTGTGAACGTGAAGGAGACACGGCTGACCTCCCTGGGCACCAGCATCCTGGTGGGCTTCTCCCTCCTGCTGCTGCCCTTCCCACTACAGTGGATCCCCAAGCCTGTGCTCTACGGCCTCTTCCTCTACCTCGCGCTCACCTCCATCGACGGCAACCAGCTGTTTCAACGCCTGGAGCTGCTGCTCAAGGACCAG ACGTCATACCCACCCACCCACTACATCCGGAGGGTGCCCCAGAGGAAGATCCACTACTTCACAGGCCTGCAGgtcctgcagctgctgctgctctgtGCCTTTGGCATGAGCCCACTGCTCTACATGAAGATGGTCTTTCCCCTCATCATGATTGCCATGATCCCCATTCG CTACAAGGTGCTGCCCCAAATCATTGAAGCCAAGTACTTGGATGCCATGGATGCTGAGCACTGA
- the SLC4A11 gene encoding sodium bicarbonate transporter-like protein 11 isoform X2 produces the protein MGLDSARDRRESENRRDVLGEEPPPGSRTLHGRLERGRLSSAGKVARQVSSLQISATSVSFLPSRENSSVMSQNGYFEDAGYLKCDTDDASETREESLRDEAFDTVNSSIVSGESIRFFVNVNLEVQPTQSESESPGGYGLLHTSRKYLKLKNFEEEIRAQRDLDGFLARARIILNETATSLDDVLRAMLCRLAQDPYNSEPDCNLDLLTAMLFTDAGAPMEGKVHLLSDTIQGVTATVTGVQYQQSWICILCTSKALLRRHVCISRLVRPQNWGQNSCEVRFVILVLAPPKMKSTKTATEVGRTFATMLLDITFRQKLLKTHTEEEFKEALVQQRQLLTVMSHCPSISMDYSTSSICLVRHPQPPQQKDFLPMGKGIQEDIARRFPVYPLDFTDGIIGKNKAVGKYITTTLFLYFACLLPTIAFGSLNDENTKGVIDVQKTVAGQSIGSLLYALFSGQPLVVLLTTAPLALYINVIRGICDDYNLNFSTFYAWTGLWNSFFLTLYALFNLSLVMSLFKRSTEEIIALFISITFVLDAIKGMVKIFQKYYYGRDARLKEESSLVNLLGLNSSLHTALNTSFLTSPPELTTTGSQDTEPLARDTAVLSLLIMLGTLWLSYTLYQLKKSPYLHPYMREILSDCALPISVLTFSLISSYGFQEIKMVKFRYSPSENLFEIAEMHLLSPVAISSTMGLGFLLSMLFFIEQNLVAALANSPQNRLVKGTAYHWDLLLIAIINTGLSLFGLPWIHAAYPHSLLHVRALALVEEHVENGHIYETIVNVKETRLTSLGTSILVGFSLLLLPFPLQWIPKPVLYGLFLYLALTSIDGNQLFQRLELLLKDQTSYPPTHYIRRVPQRKIHYFTGLQVLQLLLLCAFGMSPLLYMKMVFPLIMIAMIPIRYKVLPQIIEAKYLDAMDAEH, from the exons ATGGGTCTTGATAGCGCCAGGGACCGACGTGAGAGTGAGAACCGAAGAGATGTGCTGGGAGAAGAGCCCCCGCCCGGTTCCCGGACTTTGCACGGAAGGCTTGAGAGAGGGAGGCTGTCTTCTGCAGGGAAGGTGGCCAGACAGGTCTCCTCCCTTCAGATTTCTGCAACTAGcgtgtccttccttccttcacggG AAAACTCTTCTGTCATGTCGCAGAATGGATACTTTGAGGATGCAG GCTACCTCAAGTGTGACACAGATGATGCCTCTGAAACCCGTGAGGAGAGCCTGAGGGATGAGGCCTTCGACACGGTCAACTCCTCCATTGTGTCTGGCGAGAGCATCCGCTTTTTCGTCAACGTCAACCTCGAGGTGCAGCCTACCCAGTCTG AGAGTGAATCACCTGGCGGCTACGGGCTCCTACACACCTCCCGCAAG TACCTGAAGTTAAAGAACTTTGAGGAAGAGATCCGTGCACAGCGGGACTTAGATGGCTTCCTGGCACGGGCCAGAATCATCCTGAATGAAACAGCCACCTCCCTGGATGACGTGCTGCGGGCTATGCTGTGCCGCTTAGCCCAAGACCCCTACAACAGCGAGCCAGACTGCAACCTGGACCTGCTCACGGCCATGCTCTTCACTGACGCAGGGGCTCCCATGGAGGGTAAAG TTCACCTGCTGTCAGACACCATCCAAGGGGTCACTGCCACAGTAACAGGGGTACAATACCAGCAGTCATGGATCTGCATCCT CTGTACCTCCAAGGCCCTGCTGAGGCGACACGTGTGCATCAGCCGCCTGGTCCGCCCGCAGAACTGGGGGCAGAATTCCTGTGAGGTGCGGTTTGTCATCCTGGTGCTGGCCCCACCCAAGATG AAAAGCACCAAGACTGCCACAGAGGTGGGACGTACATTTGCCACCATGTTGTTAGACATCACCTTCCGCCAGAAGCTCCTGAAGACCCACACAGAGGAGGAATTCAAAGAGGCCCTGGTCCAACAGAGACAGCTGCTCACCGTAATGAGCCACTGTCCGAGTATcagcatggactacagcacgagCTCCATCTGCCTCGTCAGACACCCACAG CCCCCACAGCAGAAGGACTTTCTCCCCATGGGGAAGGGCATCCAGGAGGACATCGCCCGCAGGTTCCCTGTGTACCCACTGGACTTCACTGACG GCATCATCGGGAAAAACAAGGCTGTGGGCAAATACATCACCACCACCCTGTTCCTCTACTTCGCCTGCCTTCTGCCCACGATTGCTTTTGGGTCCCTCAATGATGAGAACACAAAAGGGGTCATCG ATGTGCAGAAGACCGTGGCCGGGCAGAGCATTGGAAGCCTCTTGTATGCACTCTTCTCTGGGCAGCCGCTGGTGGTGCTGCTGACAACTGCACCCCTGGCCCTCTACATCAATG TGATCCGTGGCATCTGTGATGACTATAATCTGAACTTCAGTACCTTCTATGCATGGACAGGCCTGTGGAACAGTTTCTTCCTCACACTTTATGCCCTCTTCAACCTCAGCCTGGTCATGAGTCTTTTCAAGAG GTCAACAGAGGAGATCATTGCCTTGTTCATTTCTATCACGTTCGTTCTAGATGCTATCAAGGGCATGGTCAAAA TCTTCCAGAAGTACTACTATGGCCGTGACGCTAGACTCAAAGAGGAGTCCTCCTTGGTGAACCTGCTGGGCCTCAACAGTAGcctccacactgccctcaacaccAGCTTCCTGACTAGCCCACCGGAGCTAACTACAACGGGCAGCCAGGACACCGAGCCCCTGGCCCGGGATACGGCTGTGCTCAGCCTCCTCATCATGCTCGGCACACTCTGGCTGAGCTATACCCTCTACCAGTTGAAGAAGAG CCCCTACCTGCACCCCTACATGCGTGAGATCCTGTCAGACTGTGCCTTGCCCATTTCGGTGCTTACCTTCTCCCTCATCTCTTCCTACGGCTTCCAGGAGATTAAGA TGGTCAAGTTTCGCTACAGCCCGAGTGAGAACCTGTTCGAGATAGCCGAGATGCACTTGCTATCCCCGGTGGCCATCAGCAGCACCATGGGCCTCGGCTTCCTCCTCTCCATGCTCTTCTTCATAGAGCAGAACCTGGTGGCTGCCTTGGCTAACTCCCCACAGAACAG GCTGGTAAAGGGCACTGCCTACCACTGGGACCTCCTGCTCATCGCCATCATCAATACTGGGTTGTCTCTGTTTGGGCTGCCCTGGATCCATGCTGCCTACCCCCACTCCCTGCTGCATGTGCGAGCACTGGCTTTGGTGGAGGAGCATGTAGAGAACGGGCACATTTACGAGAC GATTGTGAACGTGAAGGAGACACGGCTGACCTCCCTGGGCACCAGCATCCTGGTGGGCTTCTCCCTCCTGCTGCTGCCCTTCCCACTACAGTGGATCCCCAAGCCTGTGCTCTACGGCCTCTTCCTCTACCTCGCGCTCACCTCCATCGACGGCAACCAGCTGTTTCAACGCCTGGAGCTGCTGCTCAAGGACCAG ACGTCATACCCACCCACCCACTACATCCGGAGGGTGCCCCAGAGGAAGATCCACTACTTCACAGGCCTGCAGgtcctgcagctgctgctgctctgtGCCTTTGGCATGAGCCCACTGCTCTACATGAAGATGGTCTTTCCCCTCATCATGATTGCCATGATCCCCATTCG CTACAAGGTGCTGCCCCAAATCATTGAAGCCAAGTACTTGGATGCCATGGATGCTGAGCACTGA
- the SLC4A11 gene encoding sodium bicarbonate transporter-like protein 11 isoform X4 has protein sequence MSQNGYFEDAGYLKCDTDDASETREESLRDEAFDTVNSSIVSGESIRFFVNVNLEVQPTQSESESPGGYGLLHTSRKYLKLKNFEEEIRAQRDLDGFLARARIILNETATSLDDVLRAMLCRLAQDPYNSEPDCNLDLLTAMLFTDAGAPMEGKAVHLLSDTIQGVTATVTGVQYQQSWICILCTSKALLRRHVCISRLVRPQNWGQNSCEVRFVILVLAPPKMKSTKTATEVGRTFATMLLDITFRQKLLKTHTEEEFKEALVQQRQLLTVMSHCPSISMDYSTSSICLVRHPQPPQQKDFLPMGKGIQEDIARRFPVYPLDFTDGIIGKNKAVGKYITTTLFLYFACLLPTIAFGSLNDENTKGVIDVQKTVAGQSIGSLLYALFSGQPLVVLLTTAPLALYINVIRGICDDYNLNFSTFYAWTGLWNSFFLTLYALFNLSLVMSLFKRSTEEIIALFISITFVLDAIKGMVKIFQKYYYGRDARLKEESSLVNLLGLNSSLHTALNTSFLTSPPELTTTGSQDTEPLARDTAVLSLLIMLGTLWLSYTLYQLKKSPYLHPYMREILSDCALPISVLTFSLISSYGFQEIKMVKFRYSPSENLFEIAEMHLLSPVAISSTMGLGFLLSMLFFIEQNLVAALANSPQNRLVKGTAYHWDLLLIAIINTGLSLFGLPWIHAAYPHSLLHVRALALVEEHVENGHIYETIVNVKETRLTSLGTSILVGFSLLLLPFPLQWIPKPVLYGLFLYLALTSIDGNQLFQRLELLLKDQTSYPPTHYIRRVPQRKIHYFTGLQVLQLLLLCAFGMSPLLYMKMVFPLIMIAMIPIRYKVLPQIIEAKYLDAMDAEH, from the exons ATGTCGCAGAATGGATACTTTGAGGATGCAG GCTACCTCAAGTGTGACACAGATGATGCCTCTGAAACCCGTGAGGAGAGCCTGAGGGATGAGGCCTTCGACACGGTCAACTCCTCCATTGTGTCTGGCGAGAGCATCCGCTTTTTCGTCAACGTCAACCTCGAGGTGCAGCCTACCCAGTCTG AGAGTGAATCACCTGGCGGCTACGGGCTCCTACACACCTCCCGCAAG TACCTGAAGTTAAAGAACTTTGAGGAAGAGATCCGTGCACAGCGGGACTTAGATGGCTTCCTGGCACGGGCCAGAATCATCCTGAATGAAACAGCCACCTCCCTGGATGACGTGCTGCGGGCTATGCTGTGCCGCTTAGCCCAAGACCCCTACAACAGCGAGCCAGACTGCAACCTGGACCTGCTCACGGCCATGCTCTTCACTGACGCAGGGGCTCCCATGGAGGGTAAAG CAGTTCACCTGCTGTCAGACACCATCCAAGGGGTCACTGCCACAGTAACAGGGGTACAATACCAGCAGTCATGGATCTGCATCCT CTGTACCTCCAAGGCCCTGCTGAGGCGACACGTGTGCATCAGCCGCCTGGTCCGCCCGCAGAACTGGGGGCAGAATTCCTGTGAGGTGCGGTTTGTCATCCTGGTGCTGGCCCCACCCAAGATG AAAAGCACCAAGACTGCCACAGAGGTGGGACGTACATTTGCCACCATGTTGTTAGACATCACCTTCCGCCAGAAGCTCCTGAAGACCCACACAGAGGAGGAATTCAAAGAGGCCCTGGTCCAACAGAGACAGCTGCTCACCGTAATGAGCCACTGTCCGAGTATcagcatggactacagcacgagCTCCATCTGCCTCGTCAGACACCCACAG CCCCCACAGCAGAAGGACTTTCTCCCCATGGGGAAGGGCATCCAGGAGGACATCGCCCGCAGGTTCCCTGTGTACCCACTGGACTTCACTGACG GCATCATCGGGAAAAACAAGGCTGTGGGCAAATACATCACCACCACCCTGTTCCTCTACTTCGCCTGCCTTCTGCCCACGATTGCTTTTGGGTCCCTCAATGATGAGAACACAAAAGGGGTCATCG ATGTGCAGAAGACCGTGGCCGGGCAGAGCATTGGAAGCCTCTTGTATGCACTCTTCTCTGGGCAGCCGCTGGTGGTGCTGCTGACAACTGCACCCCTGGCCCTCTACATCAATG TGATCCGTGGCATCTGTGATGACTATAATCTGAACTTCAGTACCTTCTATGCATGGACAGGCCTGTGGAACAGTTTCTTCCTCACACTTTATGCCCTCTTCAACCTCAGCCTGGTCATGAGTCTTTTCAAGAG GTCAACAGAGGAGATCATTGCCTTGTTCATTTCTATCACGTTCGTTCTAGATGCTATCAAGGGCATGGTCAAAA TCTTCCAGAAGTACTACTATGGCCGTGACGCTAGACTCAAAGAGGAGTCCTCCTTGGTGAACCTGCTGGGCCTCAACAGTAGcctccacactgccctcaacaccAGCTTCCTGACTAGCCCACCGGAGCTAACTACAACGGGCAGCCAGGACACCGAGCCCCTGGCCCGGGATACGGCTGTGCTCAGCCTCCTCATCATGCTCGGCACACTCTGGCTGAGCTATACCCTCTACCAGTTGAAGAAGAG CCCCTACCTGCACCCCTACATGCGTGAGATCCTGTCAGACTGTGCCTTGCCCATTTCGGTGCTTACCTTCTCCCTCATCTCTTCCTACGGCTTCCAGGAGATTAAGA TGGTCAAGTTTCGCTACAGCCCGAGTGAGAACCTGTTCGAGATAGCCGAGATGCACTTGCTATCCCCGGTGGCCATCAGCAGCACCATGGGCCTCGGCTTCCTCCTCTCCATGCTCTTCTTCATAGAGCAGAACCTGGTGGCTGCCTTGGCTAACTCCCCACAGAACAG GCTGGTAAAGGGCACTGCCTACCACTGGGACCTCCTGCTCATCGCCATCATCAATACTGGGTTGTCTCTGTTTGGGCTGCCCTGGATCCATGCTGCCTACCCCCACTCCCTGCTGCATGTGCGAGCACTGGCTTTGGTGGAGGAGCATGTAGAGAACGGGCACATTTACGAGAC GATTGTGAACGTGAAGGAGACACGGCTGACCTCCCTGGGCACCAGCATCCTGGTGGGCTTCTCCCTCCTGCTGCTGCCCTTCCCACTACAGTGGATCCCCAAGCCTGTGCTCTACGGCCTCTTCCTCTACCTCGCGCTCACCTCCATCGACGGCAACCAGCTGTTTCAACGCCTGGAGCTGCTGCTCAAGGACCAG ACGTCATACCCACCCACCCACTACATCCGGAGGGTGCCCCAGAGGAAGATCCACTACTTCACAGGCCTGCAGgtcctgcagctgctgctgctctgtGCCTTTGGCATGAGCCCACTGCTCTACATGAAGATGGTCTTTCCCCTCATCATGATTGCCATGATCCCCATTCG CTACAAGGTGCTGCCCCAAATCATTGAAGCCAAGTACTTGGATGCCATGGATGCTGAGCACTGA
- the SLC4A11 gene encoding sodium bicarbonate transporter-like protein 11 isoform X3, translated as MCSTDSQALLGGSLLVVVGAPGYLKCDTDDASETREESLRDEAFDTVNSSIVSGESIRFFVNVNLEVQPTQSESESPGGYGLLHTSRKYLKLKNFEEEIRAQRDLDGFLARARIILNETATSLDDVLRAMLCRLAQDPYNSEPDCNLDLLTAMLFTDAGAPMEGKAVHLLSDTIQGVTATVTGVQYQQSWICILCTSKALLRRHVCISRLVRPQNWGQNSCEVRFVILVLAPPKMKSTKTATEVGRTFATMLLDITFRQKLLKTHTEEEFKEALVQQRQLLTVMSHCPSISMDYSTSSICLVRHPQPPQQKDFLPMGKGIQEDIARRFPVYPLDFTDGIIGKNKAVGKYITTTLFLYFACLLPTIAFGSLNDENTKGVIDVQKTVAGQSIGSLLYALFSGQPLVVLLTTAPLALYINVIRGICDDYNLNFSTFYAWTGLWNSFFLTLYALFNLSLVMSLFKRSTEEIIALFISITFVLDAIKGMVKIFQKYYYGRDARLKEESSLVNLLGLNSSLHTALNTSFLTSPPELTTTGSQDTEPLARDTAVLSLLIMLGTLWLSYTLYQLKKSPYLHPYMREILSDCALPISVLTFSLISSYGFQEIKMVKFRYSPSENLFEIAEMHLLSPVAISSTMGLGFLLSMLFFIEQNLVAALANSPQNRLVKGTAYHWDLLLIAIINTGLSLFGLPWIHAAYPHSLLHVRALALVEEHVENGHIYETIVNVKETRLTSLGTSILVGFSLLLLPFPLQWIPKPVLYGLFLYLALTSIDGNQLFQRLELLLKDQTSYPPTHYIRRVPQRKIHYFTGLQVLQLLLLCAFGMSPLLYMKMVFPLIMIAMIPIRYKVLPQIIEAKYLDAMDAEH; from the exons ATGTGTAGCACTGACAGCCAGGCCCTCTTGGGGGGGTCTCTCTTGGTGGTGGTTGGGGCTCCAGGCTACCTCAAGTGTGACACAGATGATGCCTCTGAAACCCGTGAGGAGAGCCTGAGGGATGAGGCCTTCGACACGGTCAACTCCTCCATTGTGTCTGGCGAGAGCATCCGCTTTTTCGTCAACGTCAACCTCGAGGTGCAGCCTACCCAGTCTG AGAGTGAATCACCTGGCGGCTACGGGCTCCTACACACCTCCCGCAAG TACCTGAAGTTAAAGAACTTTGAGGAAGAGATCCGTGCACAGCGGGACTTAGATGGCTTCCTGGCACGGGCCAGAATCATCCTGAATGAAACAGCCACCTCCCTGGATGACGTGCTGCGGGCTATGCTGTGCCGCTTAGCCCAAGACCCCTACAACAGCGAGCCAGACTGCAACCTGGACCTGCTCACGGCCATGCTCTTCACTGACGCAGGGGCTCCCATGGAGGGTAAAG CAGTTCACCTGCTGTCAGACACCATCCAAGGGGTCACTGCCACAGTAACAGGGGTACAATACCAGCAGTCATGGATCTGCATCCT CTGTACCTCCAAGGCCCTGCTGAGGCGACACGTGTGCATCAGCCGCCTGGTCCGCCCGCAGAACTGGGGGCAGAATTCCTGTGAGGTGCGGTTTGTCATCCTGGTGCTGGCCCCACCCAAGATG AAAAGCACCAAGACTGCCACAGAGGTGGGACGTACATTTGCCACCATGTTGTTAGACATCACCTTCCGCCAGAAGCTCCTGAAGACCCACACAGAGGAGGAATTCAAAGAGGCCCTGGTCCAACAGAGACAGCTGCTCACCGTAATGAGCCACTGTCCGAGTATcagcatggactacagcacgagCTCCATCTGCCTCGTCAGACACCCACAG CCCCCACAGCAGAAGGACTTTCTCCCCATGGGGAAGGGCATCCAGGAGGACATCGCCCGCAGGTTCCCTGTGTACCCACTGGACTTCACTGACG GCATCATCGGGAAAAACAAGGCTGTGGGCAAATACATCACCACCACCCTGTTCCTCTACTTCGCCTGCCTTCTGCCCACGATTGCTTTTGGGTCCCTCAATGATGAGAACACAAAAGGGGTCATCG ATGTGCAGAAGACCGTGGCCGGGCAGAGCATTGGAAGCCTCTTGTATGCACTCTTCTCTGGGCAGCCGCTGGTGGTGCTGCTGACAACTGCACCCCTGGCCCTCTACATCAATG TGATCCGTGGCATCTGTGATGACTATAATCTGAACTTCAGTACCTTCTATGCATGGACAGGCCTGTGGAACAGTTTCTTCCTCACACTTTATGCCCTCTTCAACCTCAGCCTGGTCATGAGTCTTTTCAAGAG GTCAACAGAGGAGATCATTGCCTTGTTCATTTCTATCACGTTCGTTCTAGATGCTATCAAGGGCATGGTCAAAA TCTTCCAGAAGTACTACTATGGCCGTGACGCTAGACTCAAAGAGGAGTCCTCCTTGGTGAACCTGCTGGGCCTCAACAGTAGcctccacactgccctcaacaccAGCTTCCTGACTAGCCCACCGGAGCTAACTACAACGGGCAGCCAGGACACCGAGCCCCTGGCCCGGGATACGGCTGTGCTCAGCCTCCTCATCATGCTCGGCACACTCTGGCTGAGCTATACCCTCTACCAGTTGAAGAAGAG CCCCTACCTGCACCCCTACATGCGTGAGATCCTGTCAGACTGTGCCTTGCCCATTTCGGTGCTTACCTTCTCCCTCATCTCTTCCTACGGCTTCCAGGAGATTAAGA TGGTCAAGTTTCGCTACAGCCCGAGTGAGAACCTGTTCGAGATAGCCGAGATGCACTTGCTATCCCCGGTGGCCATCAGCAGCACCATGGGCCTCGGCTTCCTCCTCTCCATGCTCTTCTTCATAGAGCAGAACCTGGTGGCTGCCTTGGCTAACTCCCCACAGAACAG GCTGGTAAAGGGCACTGCCTACCACTGGGACCTCCTGCTCATCGCCATCATCAATACTGGGTTGTCTCTGTTTGGGCTGCCCTGGATCCATGCTGCCTACCCCCACTCCCTGCTGCATGTGCGAGCACTGGCTTTGGTGGAGGAGCATGTAGAGAACGGGCACATTTACGAGAC GATTGTGAACGTGAAGGAGACACGGCTGACCTCCCTGGGCACCAGCATCCTGGTGGGCTTCTCCCTCCTGCTGCTGCCCTTCCCACTACAGTGGATCCCCAAGCCTGTGCTCTACGGCCTCTTCCTCTACCTCGCGCTCACCTCCATCGACGGCAACCAGCTGTTTCAACGCCTGGAGCTGCTGCTCAAGGACCAG ACGTCATACCCACCCACCCACTACATCCGGAGGGTGCCCCAGAGGAAGATCCACTACTTCACAGGCCTGCAGgtcctgcagctgctgctgctctgtGCCTTTGGCATGAGCCCACTGCTCTACATGAAGATGGTCTTTCCCCTCATCATGATTGCCATGATCCCCATTCG CTACAAGGTGCTGCCCCAAATCATTGAAGCCAAGTACTTGGATGCCATGGATGCTGAGCACTGA